A genomic window from Pirellulales bacterium includes:
- a CDS encoding 50S ribosomal protein L25: MSEALKVEKRAGLGKRESRRLRGGGHVPVVLYGHGEQTLSLSVAADQLAAALRHGARVVDLDGAVKEKAFIRELQWDPFGNEVLHVDFTRVSADERLQIEVAVVLRGESPGVKEGGHIEHSQHTIEIECLAIAIPEKLELRIGSLGLDQSLRASNIELPQGVTLITDPDTVVVHCALPVEESDEGVAGDSAEPEIIGRKAGEEEETSEE, encoded by the coding sequence ATGTCGGAAGCTTTGAAAGTTGAAAAGCGCGCGGGACTAGGCAAGCGCGAATCGCGGCGTCTACGCGGCGGCGGACATGTGCCGGTCGTGCTGTACGGTCACGGCGAGCAAACGCTCAGCTTATCGGTTGCGGCCGATCAGTTAGCGGCGGCCCTGCGACATGGGGCCCGCGTCGTGGACCTGGACGGCGCCGTCAAGGAAAAGGCCTTCATCCGCGAGCTGCAATGGGACCCGTTTGGCAACGAGGTGCTCCACGTCGACTTCACCCGCGTTTCGGCTGACGAGCGGCTGCAAATCGAGGTGGCCGTTGTACTGCGTGGCGAGAGCCCAGGCGTGAAAGAAGGGGGCCACATCGAACATTCGCAGCACACGATCGAGATCGAGTGCCTGGCGATCGCCATTCCCGAGAAGCTGGAATTGCGGATCGGTAGCCTGGGCCTGGATCAGTCGTTGCGTGCCAGCAATATCGAACTGCCACAGGGTGTTACGCTAATCACCGATCCTGACACCGTGGTAGTGCACTGTGCCCTGCCAGTTGAGGAGTCGGACGAGGGTGTTGCAGGCGACAGCGCCGAGCCCGAGATCATTGGCCGCAAGGCAGGCGAGGAAGAGGAAACGTCCGAGGAATAA